The Lewinellaceae bacterium genome includes a region encoding these proteins:
- a CDS encoding WG repeat-containing protein: MKKVYLILLFQITLLAGSLGQKIKHFDAGRGTVYEILIAKLTFSCLTRYCKTDVLNEFKTKDFLDKRFKPDKHFESELAEIKDKIRSNKTSKYLGIINVLGEPNLTFTKTIFDVDEMKIIAQIELKLFYIGGVLKVKSIKFRDSSQFKNYEEWDVYLISRKKDEYNNIPPPPVPPMQEQPIFRFNNLVTYPNLCDCYENDIYVDNRRKYHLKNKEYEQLQDLNIGTGYSTDFLIATIGSKKGLIDYDNNIIIPIKYQNVKRIGDDLTLLVKDNDKHGVLNIKNEIIVPIEYDEIYIQRYHNTKEKEIVEFFVVKENGKYGIYNNKGMMILPTKYEEIYFLISRYIRVKQNNLYGIFDANGKELLPPIYDEINPVFYSLETLQKGEKSILIPDQDSSKTIKFFKVNPNMD; the protein is encoded by the coding sequence ATGAAAAAAGTATACTTAATCCTCCTATTTCAAATAACCCTTTTAGCTGGTTCTTTGGGGCAAAAAATTAAACATTTTGATGCTGGTCGGGGGACAGTTTATGAAATTCTAATTGCCAAACTTACTTTCTCCTGTTTAACCCGGTATTGTAAAACTGATGTGCTAAATGAATTTAAAACAAAAGATTTTTTGGACAAACGTTTCAAGCCAGATAAGCATTTTGAAAGTGAACTAGCCGAAATTAAAGATAAAATTAGAAGCAATAAGACTTCAAAATACCTTGGAATAATAAATGTATTAGGCGAGCCGAATTTGACTTTTACCAAAACAATTTTTGATGTAGATGAAATGAAAATTATTGCTCAGATCGAATTGAAACTGTTTTATATAGGAGGCGTTCTAAAGGTGAAATCAATAAAATTCAGAGATAGTTCACAATTCAAAAATTATGAAGAATGGGATGTCTACCTGATAAGCCGAAAAAAAGACGAATACAATAACATTCCTCCTCCCCCAGTGCCTCCAATGCAGGAACAACCAATTTTTCGGTTTAATAATCTTGTTACTTATCCTAATTTATGTGATTGTTACGAAAATGATATTTACGTAGATAATAGACGTAAATATCACTTAAAGAATAAGGAATACGAGCAATTGCAAGATCTGAATATTGGAACAGGTTATTCTACTGATTTTTTAATTGCTACTATAGGGTCGAAAAAAGGGTTGATTGATTATGACAATAATATTATCATTCCGATAAAATATCAAAATGTTAAACGAATAGGAGATGATTTAACATTATTAGTTAAGGATAATGATAAACACGGTGTTTTGAATATAAAAAATGAAATTATTGTCCCAATTGAATATGATGAAATTTATATCCAAAGATACCATAATACTAAGGAAAAGGAAATTGTTGAATTTTTTGTTGTTAAGGAAAATGGTAAATACGGAATCTATAATAATAAAGGAATGATGATTCTTCCAACTAAATATGAAGAGATTTATTTCCTGATTTCCCGTTACATTAGGGTAAAACAAAATAATTTATACGGAATATTTGATGCAAATGGAAAGGAATTATTACCTCCAATTTACGATGAGATCAATCCTGTTTTTTATAGTCTTGAAACTTTGCAAAAGGGGGAAAAATCAATTTTGATACCTGACCAGGATTCTTCAAAAACCATTAAATTCTTCAAAGTGAACCCTAATATGGATTAA
- a CDS encoding tyrosine phenol-lyase, translating to MLKTIGQQKGRRSWAEPWKIKMVEPLETTTRKKRQNALKKAGYNTFLLKSKDVYIDLLTDSGTSAMSDRQWAGMMLGDESYAGSVNFYHLEKAIQKHYSFKHIVPTHQGRGAEHLISRTMIQPGQFVPGNMYFTTTRLHQELAGGIFVDVIIDEAHDPQNEFPFKGNIDLQKLENLIKKEGADKIAYVSLAGTVNMAGGQPVSMENIKAVRALCDKYGLLLYLDATRLVENSWFIQNKEAGYADMPVKKILFEFCSYADGAWMSGKKDHLVNIGGWLAVNDPAVFDKLRNLVVVYEGLHTYGGMAGRDMEAMAIGIKESVQDQHIKSRIGQVFYLGQLLEDWGVPIVKPVGGHAIFLDAKAFYPHIPQDQFPAQTLASNIYLDSGVRGMERGVVSAGRDPKTGDHRYPKLELMRLTIPRRVYTEAHMDVIAESVKAVFDEREKAKGLKMVYEPEYLRFFQARFEPLK from the coding sequence ATGTTAAAGACAATTGGTCAACAAAAAGGAAGAAGATCCTGGGCTGAACCATGGAAAATTAAAATGGTGGAGCCTCTCGAAACAACAACACGTAAAAAGCGCCAAAACGCATTGAAAAAGGCGGGGTACAATACCTTTTTACTCAAATCCAAAGACGTTTACATCGATCTGCTGACCGACAGCGGTACCAGTGCCATGAGCGACCGCCAATGGGCAGGCATGATGCTGGGGGATGAATCCTATGCGGGAAGTGTCAACTTTTACCACCTGGAAAAAGCCATTCAAAAACACTATTCCTTCAAACACATTGTGCCGACGCACCAGGGCAGGGGAGCGGAACACCTCATCAGCAGGACGATGATTCAACCCGGACAGTTTGTGCCCGGAAACATGTATTTCACCACCACTCGTCTGCACCAGGAACTGGCTGGCGGTATCTTTGTGGATGTCATCATCGATGAGGCCCATGATCCGCAAAATGAGTTTCCTTTTAAAGGAAATATCGACCTGCAAAAGCTCGAAAACCTGATTAAAAAAGAAGGCGCGGACAAAATCGCTTACGTCAGCCTCGCCGGTACGGTAAACATGGCCGGCGGACAACCGGTGAGCATGGAAAACATCAAGGCCGTTCGGGCGCTTTGTGATAAATATGGTCTTTTACTCTATCTTGATGCTACACGACTGGTTGAAAATTCCTGGTTCATTCAAAACAAGGAAGCCGGTTATGCCGATATGCCTGTGAAGAAAATTCTCTTCGAATTTTGCAGTTATGCCGACGGGGCCTGGATGAGTGGTAAAAAGGACCACCTCGTGAATATCGGTGGCTGGCTGGCCGTAAATGACCCGGCTGTTTTTGACAAACTGCGTAACCTCGTCGTGGTGTACGAAGGATTGCATACTTATGGAGGTATGGCGGGCCGCGATATGGAAGCCATGGCTATCGGGATCAAGGAATCCGTTCAGGATCAACATATCAAATCCCGAATCGGACAAGTATTCTACCTCGGACAATTGTTGGAAGACTGGGGCGTACCCATCGTCAAACCGGTAGGAGGACACGCTATCTTTTTAGATGCTAAAGCCTTTTATCCACATATTCCGCAGGATCAGTTTCCTGCTCAGACCCTTGCCTCCAACATTTACCTCGATTCCGGGGTGCGGGGCATGGAAAGGGGCGTGGTCAGTGCCGGCCGTGATCCCAAAACAGGTGATCACCGCTATCCGAAACTGGAACTGATGCGTCTCACCATTCCGCGCCGGGTGTACACCGAGGCGCATATGGATGTCATAGCAGAATCGGTTAAAGCCGTGTTTGATGAAAGAGAAAAGGCCAAGGGGCTGAAAATGGTTTATGAGCCTGAGTACCTGCGATTTTTCCAGGCCAGGTTTGAACCCTTGAAGTAA
- a CDS encoding YkgJ family cysteine cluster protein, whose product MNNLLQQWKNKKDGANKKHTRFVNRLREQRGKHLDQWAESLHDEVFRSIDCMDCANCCTTIPAMVNPTDATRIAKHLKISESAFEEKYLTRDDDGDTVFKTSPCVFLQEDNACSIYEIRPKACREYPHTNNLEFSQNINVHAANSMYCPAVFHILERMMKNFPIG is encoded by the coding sequence ATGAATAACCTACTACAGCAATGGAAGAACAAAAAGGACGGGGCGAATAAGAAACATACCCGGTTTGTCAACAGGCTTCGGGAGCAGCGCGGTAAACACCTCGACCAATGGGCTGAAAGCCTGCACGATGAAGTGTTTCGGTCCATCGATTGTATGGATTGTGCGAATTGCTGTACCACCATTCCGGCCATGGTCAATCCGACGGATGCGACGCGGATCGCCAAACACCTCAAAATAAGCGAATCAGCATTTGAGGAGAAATACCTCACCAGGGATGATGACGGGGATACGGTTTTTAAAACAAGTCCTTGCGTTTTTTTACAGGAAGACAACGCCTGTTCGATCTATGAGATACGCCCGAAAGCCTGCCGGGAATACCCGCATACCAATAACCTGGAATTCTCCCAAAACATTAACGTCCATGCCGCCAATTCCATGTATTGTCCGGCCGTCTTCCATATCCTGGAGCGAATGATGAAAAATTTTCCGATAGGTTAA
- the rfbC gene encoding dTDP-4-dehydrorhamnose 3,5-epimerase gives MNYVFRSTKIKDLIIFEPKVWEDGRGYFFESYNERTFAAAGIPYRFVQDNQARSVKGVLRGLHYQTGEFAQAKLVRVIEGEVLDIAVDLRENSDTYGQWFGIRLSAENKKQLFVPRGFAHGYVVLSETAEFAYKCDNFYSKAHEGGILYNDPILNIDWELPGVEFIISEKDLQLPRFGDHKKV, from the coding sequence ATAAATTACGTGTTCCGATCCACTAAAATCAAAGATCTTATCATTTTCGAACCCAAGGTGTGGGAAGACGGAAGGGGTTATTTTTTTGAAAGTTACAACGAGCGGACTTTTGCGGCAGCGGGTATTCCCTACCGTTTTGTTCAGGACAACCAGGCAAGGTCGGTCAAGGGAGTGTTGAGGGGATTGCATTATCAGACCGGTGAATTTGCCCAGGCCAAACTGGTTCGGGTGATCGAAGGGGAAGTACTGGATATTGCCGTTGACCTTCGCGAAAATTCGGATACTTACGGGCAGTGGTTCGGCATTCGCCTGAGTGCTGAGAACAAAAAGCAGTTGTTTGTTCCCAGGGGATTTGCCCATGGTTACGTTGTGTTGAGCGAGACGGCGGAATTTGCCTACAAATGCGATAATTTCTATTCCAAAGCCCACGAAGGAGGTATACTGTACAACGATCCAATCCTTAATATCGACTGGGAATTGCCCGGAGTGGAGTTTATCATTTCTGAAAAAGACCTGCAGCTTCCCCGTTTTGGCGACCATAAAAAAGTGTAA
- the der gene encoding ribosome biogenesis GTPase Der, protein MGNIVAIVGRPNVGKSTLYNRLIGERQAIIDDVSGVTRDRQYGSCVWNGKTFTVIDTGGFVKASDDVFEKAIRSQVHIAMEEASVIIFMVDTTTGITDFDEDIAQMLRRTDRQVFLAVNKVDNHSRMIDANEFWSLGFEQTFFLSSMTGSGSGELLDAVTEHINIEDEVRLETDIPKFAIVGQPNVGKSSLTNALLGQERNIVTEIAGTTRDSIHTKYEKFGKEFYLIDTAGMRKKAKVHEDLEFYSVMRAIKAIEAADICLVMIDAQTGVEAQDMSILRLAQRRNKGIVILINKWDLVEKETNTARDYEKEVKQKIAPFRDIPILFISALEKQRIFKAIEVGLEVFENRNRKIKTSQLNDIMQEAIEQYPPPAHRGRFVKIKYVTQLPTYYPAFAFFCSNPKHIKENYKNYLENKLRENFNFSGVPMSIFFRNK, encoded by the coding sequence ATGGGAAATATTGTGGCAATTGTGGGGAGGCCTAATGTCGGGAAATCAACCTTGTATAACAGGTTGATCGGCGAACGGCAGGCTATTATCGATGACGTCAGTGGTGTGACACGCGACCGTCAGTACGGATCGTGCGTCTGGAATGGGAAAACTTTTACGGTAATTGATACCGGAGGTTTTGTGAAAGCGTCGGATGATGTGTTTGAAAAGGCCATTCGTTCCCAGGTGCATATAGCCATGGAGGAGGCGAGCGTCATCATATTCATGGTGGACACCACTACGGGGATTACCGACTTTGATGAAGATATTGCTCAAATGCTTCGTCGTACGGATAGGCAGGTTTTCCTGGCGGTCAACAAAGTGGACAACCACTCCCGGATGATAGATGCCAATGAATTCTGGAGCCTTGGCTTTGAGCAGACGTTTTTCCTGTCCTCCATGACGGGAAGCGGCTCGGGAGAATTGCTGGATGCCGTTACGGAACATATTAATATAGAAGATGAAGTTAGGCTGGAAACTGATATCCCGAAATTTGCGATCGTCGGGCAGCCCAATGTAGGAAAGTCTTCCCTGACCAATGCCTTGTTGGGGCAGGAGCGCAATATCGTAACGGAAATTGCCGGAACGACAAGGGATTCCATCCATACCAAATACGAAAAATTCGGAAAAGAATTCTACCTCATCGATACCGCAGGGATGCGTAAAAAAGCCAAAGTTCATGAGGATCTGGAGTTTTATTCGGTCATGCGGGCTATCAAAGCCATAGAAGCAGCGGATATCTGTCTGGTGATGATCGACGCCCAAACCGGCGTGGAAGCCCAGGATATGAGTATTCTTCGCCTGGCACAGCGCCGGAATAAGGGTATTGTAATATTGATCAACAAGTGGGATCTTGTCGAAAAGGAAACCAATACGGCCCGTGACTATGAAAAGGAGGTCAAACAAAAGATCGCCCCTTTCAGGGACATTCCCATTCTTTTTATTTCGGCCCTGGAGAAGCAGCGGATTTTTAAAGCCATAGAAGTGGGACTCGAAGTGTTTGAAAATCGCAACAGGAAGATCAAAACCTCACAACTCAATGATATCATGCAGGAAGCCATCGAGCAATATCCGCCTCCGGCGCACCGGGGCAGGTTCGTCAAAATCAAATACGTAACCCAATTGCCGACTTACTATCCTGCTTTTGCTTTCTTCTGTAGTAATCCCAAACACATTAAGGAGAATTACAAAAATTACCTCGAAAATAAATTGAGGGAAAATTTTAATTTCTCGGGAGTGCCTATGAGTATTTTCTTTAGGAATAAGTAG
- a CDS encoding DUF2911 domain-containing protein, whose translation MKRQLILLLSFVVFMATTFTVNAQITTPRPSPNAEVKQEVGLTNVTITYSRPGVKGRTIFADDGLVPFGKMWRLGANSATKIDFSDDVKVGGKDLKAGAYAVLAIPGPKEWTFNFYPYESTSWPSYTEKEPTIAVTVPSYAMPEGVNIESFTMGIADIVGNKALIEVLWDKTYVSIPLEVFVDERVEKQIAQIMAGPSANDYYAAASYYHDKGKDLGKALMWIQKATAGDDAMFWQVRREAMILADLGRYPEAIKAAKRSLELAQKAGNEEYVSMNKKSIEEWSKK comes from the coding sequence ATGAAAAGACAGTTAATTTTACTATTATCTTTTGTGGTTTTTATGGCCACTACTTTTACGGTGAATGCTCAAATCACTACCCCACGCCCTAGTCCTAATGCTGAAGTAAAACAGGAAGTAGGTCTGACAAACGTAACGATTACTTACTCTCGCCCCGGAGTAAAAGGACGTACGATTTTTGCTGATGATGGTCTGGTTCCTTTTGGAAAAATGTGGCGTCTTGGAGCTAATTCTGCTACCAAAATTGACTTTAGCGATGATGTGAAAGTCGGTGGAAAAGATCTTAAAGCAGGAGCATACGCTGTATTGGCTATACCTGGTCCAAAAGAATGGACCTTTAATTTTTACCCCTATGAAAGCACTTCATGGCCTTCATATACTGAGAAAGAACCAACCATTGCGGTTACCGTTCCTTCTTATGCAATGCCTGAAGGCGTAAATATCGAATCGTTTACCATGGGTATTGCAGATATTGTTGGTAATAAGGCTTTAATAGAGGTTCTTTGGGATAAAACTTATGTTTCTATTCCTTTGGAAGTTTTCGTAGACGAGCGCGTTGAAAAGCAAATTGCCCAGATTATGGCAGGTCCGTCAGCAAATGATTATTATGCTGCCGCTTCCTACTACCATGATAAAGGAAAAGACCTGGGTAAAGCCCTTATGTGGATCCAAAAAGCCACTGCAGGAGACGATGCAATGTTCTGGCAGGTAAGACGCGAAGCGATGATCCTAGCAGACCTGGGAAGATACCCGGAAGCGATCAAAGCAGCCAAAAGATCCCTGGAACTGGCACAAAAGGCCGGTAATGAAGAATATGTTTCGATGAACAAAAAGAGCATCGAAGAGTGGAGTAAGAAGTAA
- a CDS encoding cupin domain-containing protein: protein MNIQNIFTNLPEDIREEFFETMINDPSFRLERIVSHGQSTPKGQWYDQEQDEWVILLKGSAGLSLEEGSETIVLKPGDHLLLPARQKHRVEWTDEKVPTIWLALHFQANQ, encoded by the coding sequence ATGAATATACAAAATATTTTCACAAATCTGCCAGAGGATATCCGGGAGGAATTTTTTGAAACCATGATCAATGACCCGTCTTTCAGACTGGAACGTATTGTTTCTCATGGACAAAGCACGCCAAAAGGGCAATGGTATGATCAGGAACAGGACGAATGGGTCATTTTATTGAAAGGAAGCGCCGGGTTAAGCCTGGAGGAGGGATCCGAAACCATCGTATTAAAACCCGGTGATCATCTTCTGCTACCCGCCCGTCAAAAGCACCGGGTGGAATGGACGGATGAAAAAGTACCGACGATTTGGCTGGCTTTGCATTTCCAGGCTAACCAATAA
- a CDS encoding TonB-dependent receptor, with translation MIKKKYLFIAFLFISWMASAQSGYKIDGYVKDGGTDVPVAYALVGIKGSDISTLTDSNGYFSLQTKIAGTFILSVGHLSYEGSEITVDGPVTLECLLRIKPVITEAILVVGSPLGEVSQSEIIRDEIKLAGRQKNVADLFMDVNGFNVIKRGSYAMDPVFRSFKYEQLNIQIDGGTKVMNACPNRMDPITTHVISEEIEKIELIRGPYSMRFGPNFGGVINLITQQTPGVEDYGIHGAVHAGYEANGEGKLVGLSVSQATSRFDLSLSGELHDFGNYTDGNGTEVPSGFKSYDYSVKAGMNPGKNQRIQALWRQSFGKDVLHAGLPMDTEHDNSSILSLDYKKQNISPALYSISAKGFYSYVDHLMTNVDRPNFGMVFASTPVFSSTWGGKVELAFTPGKKTIIYTGLDMNIIAREGDRTRTVKRNLMNPEIVFDPPKIFVDSIWQDATLSDYGLFGEAKFMLNPKITVTTGLRVDYVSAQIAAPAADFKALYPELGQDQEINISGSLTMAYALGTRAKLELALGRGVRTATMIERYINHFSVQIDPYEYVGNPELKPEANHQIELSIKGKVQKVNYGATMFYSYITNCITAAIDTTLGRKFMPWLEPKFAKRFQNVAVATQAGFEAFVEVALLKGLSARIDASLTKTRNVDFDEPLPLIAPFTTMASITYKREKFWVDLRSRFSSEQKDIAPSFGETVTPAYKVFDFRAGIQPWKGLSVGFSILNIMDEAFYDHLTFAYNNSDVNSGRIYEPGRNFTVFLKYKF, from the coding sequence ATGATAAAAAAGAAATACTTATTTATCGCATTTTTATTCATTTCCTGGATGGCCTCGGCCCAGTCAGGATATAAGATTGATGGTTATGTAAAGGATGGAGGAACCGATGTCCCGGTTGCCTATGCACTTGTTGGAATTAAGGGTTCTGATATTTCTACCCTAACCGATAGTAACGGATATTTTAGTCTGCAAACAAAAATAGCAGGAACCTTTATCTTAAGTGTGGGGCATTTGAGTTATGAGGGATCCGAAATTACGGTGGATGGCCCAGTAACTCTGGAATGCCTGTTGAGGATTAAACCCGTCATTACCGAAGCTATTCTTGTGGTTGGCAGCCCGCTGGGGGAAGTCTCCCAATCGGAGATCATCAGGGACGAAATCAAATTGGCCGGAAGGCAAAAGAACGTTGCCGACCTGTTTATGGATGTCAATGGCTTTAATGTCATCAAAAGGGGATCATATGCGATGGACCCGGTTTTTCGGTCATTTAAATACGAACAACTGAATATCCAGATAGATGGAGGTACCAAAGTGATGAACGCCTGCCCCAATCGTATGGATCCTATCACCACTCATGTCATTTCTGAAGAGATCGAAAAGATAGAACTGATCCGCGGACCTTACAGTATGAGGTTCGGGCCAAACTTCGGGGGAGTGATCAATCTGATTACCCAACAGACACCAGGCGTAGAGGATTACGGCATCCATGGGGCTGTTCATGCAGGTTATGAGGCCAATGGCGAGGGCAAACTTGTTGGATTATCGGTCAGCCAGGCTACGAGCCGGTTTGATCTTTCTTTATCGGGGGAACTTCACGATTTCGGGAACTATACAGACGGTAACGGAACCGAAGTGCCTTCCGGGTTCAAATCTTACGATTATTCGGTTAAGGCAGGAATGAATCCCGGCAAGAACCAGCGCATCCAGGCATTGTGGAGGCAATCTTTCGGCAAGGATGTTCTGCATGCCGGTCTGCCTATGGATACCGAACATGACAACAGCAGCATCCTAAGTCTTGATTATAAGAAACAAAACATTTCTCCTGCGCTATATTCCATCAGTGCCAAGGGATTTTATTCCTATGTTGACCACCTCATGACCAATGTGGATCGGCCAAATTTTGGGATGGTTTTTGCCTCCACCCCGGTTTTTTCTTCCACCTGGGGTGGAAAAGTCGAACTGGCCTTTACGCCCGGTAAAAAAACGATAATTTATACCGGATTGGATATGAATATTATTGCCAGGGAAGGAGACAGGACGCGCACGGTAAAACGAAACCTGATGAACCCGGAAATCGTTTTCGATCCACCAAAAATTTTTGTGGACTCCATCTGGCAGGATGCCACCCTTTCCGACTATGGTCTTTTCGGCGAAGCCAAATTTATGTTGAATCCTAAGATTACGGTCACAACCGGGTTGAGGGTTGATTACGTGTCAGCACAAATTGCAGCACCGGCGGCCGACTTTAAGGCTCTTTATCCTGAGCTTGGACAGGATCAGGAAATCAATATAAGCGGAAGCCTGACCATGGCTTACGCGCTGGGAACCAGGGCTAAACTGGAATTGGCACTAGGAAGAGGAGTCAGGACGGCGACCATGATTGAAAGGTATATCAATCATTTTTCTGTTCAGATCGATCCGTACGAATACGTGGGGAACCCGGAACTCAAACCGGAAGCAAACCACCAAATTGAATTGTCGATAAAGGGAAAAGTCCAAAAAGTGAATTATGGTGCAACGATGTTTTATTCTTACATCACTAATTGCATCACTGCGGCCATAGATACTACCCTTGGCAGGAAATTTATGCCCTGGCTGGAACCAAAATTTGCCAAAAGATTCCAAAATGTAGCGGTGGCTACCCAGGCAGGCTTTGAAGCTTTTGTCGAGGTCGCTCTGCTAAAAGGGCTTTCAGCAAGAATTGATGCCTCGCTGACTAAAACAAGAAATGTGGATTTTGACGAGCCCCTGCCTTTGATCGCACCTTTTACGACCATGGCTTCCATTACCTACAAAAGGGAAAAATTCTGGGTGGATCTCCGCAGCAGGTTCTCCTCGGAACAAAAGGATATTGCGCCATCATTTGGAGAAACCGTCACACCTGCTTACAAGGTTTTTGATTTTAGAGCCGGCATTCAGCCATGGAAGGGACTTTCTGTGGGTTTTTCTATCCTCAATATTATGGATGAAGCCTTTTATGATCACCTGACTTTTGCCTACAATAATTCAGATGTCAACAGCGGCCGTATCTACGAACCAGGAAGAAATTTTACTGTTTTTTTAAAGTATAAATTCTAA